The following proteins are co-located in the Desulfurococcus amylolyticus Z-533 genome:
- a CDS encoding radical SAM protein, with product MELNTIYKNPVKVKARIAYIYPSIYRVMISSLAPDIIYQLSNSMNEAYTERFTNTRLTGDEPPPRSLETNTPLKYFGLILTTLHYEPDIVNLVRLLIAGKIPVKREQRDTPIIAGGPVVMENPIPYSGIIDAFVIGEAEVTLEKVLLKWFETMDKKRFLEEIAGLTYVYVPGVNDGEKIIRKYVERLDDAAHPVHQVENTEIEPIYGGGFKLEVSRGCPYWCSFCLESRVFQPYRERSIMMLKEIMEEGLSSSIWGRRVVIYSLSFPVSPTHVKLLEYISQEKIKASLPSLRLTALRSNVLELIKEIGQRTLSLAPETFSPLLHRVFFKYVSLHDEIANTIEDILKQGFNIKLYMIYGVKGTRIDEVKIDINTLKKLASSARRHGRELSISLNPLIPKPHTMFQWIGMEEPAKLKEILGLYRGELRGLIDARPYDIEWGFIQAYIALSSMPLDNVFINVATRGGGLSAWRKTLGDRYLRSSYVLKGYEFGGKLPWEFIVLGDLPVKTAEKQYEVFLSLSGGGSMP from the coding sequence GTGGAATTGAACACGATATATAAGAACCCAGTTAAAGTAAAGGCGAGGATAGCATATATTTATCCAAGCATATACAGAGTGATGATTTCCAGCTTAGCCCCCGACATCATATATCAATTATCAAACAGTATGAATGAAGCATACACTGAGAGATTCACTAATACGAGACTCACAGGTGATGAACCTCCCCCTAGAAGCCTTGAAACAAACACTCCATTAAAATACTTCGGCCTCATACTAACCACGCTACACTATGAGCCAGACATAGTAAACCTCGTGAGGCTATTGATAGCTGGGAAAATACCGGTTAAGCGTGAGCAACGTGATACACCAATAATCGCGGGGGGACCAGTTGTCATGGAGAATCCTATCCCATACAGCGGCATAATAGATGCATTCGTTATAGGTGAAGCCGAGGTCACACTGGAAAAAGTGTTACTGAAATGGTTTGAGACGATGGATAAGAAACGGTTCCTGGAAGAAATAGCTGGACTCACATACGTCTACGTTCCAGGCGTTAATGATGGGGAGAAAATTATAAGGAAGTATGTTGAAAGGCTCGATGATGCGGCTCACCCTGTTCACCAGGTGGAAAACACGGAGATTGAACCGATATATGGCGGGGGCTTTAAGCTCGAGGTTAGCAGAGGATGCCCGTACTGGTGTAGCTTCTGCCTTGAATCAAGGGTTTTCCAGCCATATAGAGAGAGGAGTATAATGATGCTTAAGGAGATTATGGAGGAGGGGTTATCGAGTAGTATATGGGGTAGGAGGGTAGTAATATATAGTCTCTCATTCCCAGTATCCCCAACCCATGTGAAACTACTTGAATACATCTCACAGGAGAAAATAAAAGCCTCACTACCCTCACTAAGGCTTACTGCGTTGAGGAGCAATGTACTAGAGTTAATCAAAGAGATAGGTCAGAGGACTCTTAGCCTGGCACCGGAGACGTTTAGTCCATTACTCCATAGAGTGTTCTTCAAGTACGTGAGCCTCCATGATGAAATAGCGAATACTATAGAAGACATCCTGAAACAAGGCTTCAATATTAAATTATACATGATATATGGTGTGAAAGGAACCCGCATCGATGAGGTTAAAATAGACATCAATACTCTGAAGAAGCTGGCCAGCTCAGCTAGGAGGCATGGTAGAGAGCTCTCAATATCGCTCAACCCATTAATACCGAAGCCTCATACGATGTTTCAGTGGATTGGGATGGAGGAACCAGCTAAGCTTAAGGAAATACTCGGCTTATATAGGGGGGAGTTAAGGGGGTTAATAGATGCGAGACCATATGATATAGAATGGGGATTCATACAAGCCTATATAGCTTTATCCAGTATGCCATTAGACAATGTATTCATCAACGTGGCAACCCGTGGTGGAGGGTTATCGGCTTGGAGGAAAACCCTTGGAGACAGGTATCTTAGATCCAGTTACGTGTTAAAGGGATACGAATTCGGTGGTAAACTACCTTGGGAATTCATTGTTCTAGGTGATCTACCTGTGAAAACCGCTGAGAAACAATACGAGGTGTTCCTAAGTCTTAGCGGTGGGGGAAGCATGCCCTAA
- a CDS encoding Zn-ribbon domain-containing OB-fold protein yields MKISIPPSWRTRLDRYRLKASKCRDCGRVAYPASSICRFCGSRNIEYIELINEEARLITWTIIYSAMEGFEEKRPLMIGILETINSKARIMAPLTDVLPEELKPGILMEPVLRRISEDNEAGLIHYGISYRPVFKRVGV; encoded by the coding sequence ATGAAGATATCTATACCTCCATCCTGGAGAACAAGACTTGACAGATACAGGCTTAAAGCCAGTAAGTGCAGGGACTGTGGTAGAGTGGCCTATCCGGCTTCAAGTATATGCAGGTTCTGTGGGTCAAGGAATATTGAATATATCGAGTTGATAAATGAGGAGGCCAGGTTGATCACGTGGACAATAATTTATAGCGCGATGGAGGGCTTCGAGGAGAAACGCCCCCTCATGATAGGTATACTGGAGACCATTAATAGTAAGGCACGGATAATGGCTCCCCTCACCGATGTATTACCAGAGGAGTTAAAGCCGGGTATTTTAATGGAGCCGGTCTTGAGGAGGATATCCGAGGACAATGAAGCAGGATTAATACACTACGGAATATCATATAGACCGGTGTTTAAGCGAGTTGGAGTCTAA
- a CDS encoding 3-hydroxy-3-methylglutaryl-CoA reductase — MESNIDFLLESLRKSGKPFEYINELKLSENLRALLRRLYIQSKEGISLSAIGSTILDFAEGDYEGFNVIGALQIPIGVIGVLNLFINNEKTEIYVVAPFIKGRLLNRLRDSILILESSIVNIGIKDYEGVCNSDAYVTFSDHKDVLDPLVFPRLYSDPVFLGVKHSYMALIYYMLGLDAFSAGIPVAPSEYTINGDTLRYKVIHDAPYQLLNNTITSEIRELLKAVEKPYICAVLLLYSLIFDLGHASPTAKT, encoded by the coding sequence TTGGAGTCTAACATAGATTTTTTACTTGAATCCCTTAGGAAATCCGGGAAGCCATTTGAATACATAAATGAATTAAAACTAAGTGAAAACCTGAGAGCACTTCTAAGGCGCCTCTACATACAGAGCAAGGAAGGCATCAGTCTCTCGGCTATTGGGTCTACAATACTTGATTTTGCAGAGGGGGATTACGAGGGATTCAACGTAATAGGGGCTTTACAAATACCTATCGGGGTGATAGGGGTTTTAAATCTATTCATAAATAATGAGAAAACCGAGATCTATGTTGTCGCCCCCTTCATTAAAGGCAGGCTGCTTAATAGGTTAAGGGATAGTATCCTCATCTTGGAAAGCTCTATTGTTAACATTGGTATCAAAGACTATGAGGGTGTATGTAATTCTGACGCGTATGTAACGTTCAGTGATCATAAAGATGTATTGGATCCATTGGTTTTTCCAAGACTATATAGTGATCCAGTTTTCCTCGGTGTGAAACACTCATATATGGCCCTCATATACTATATGCTCGGCCTCGATGCATTTTCTGCAGGGATACCGGTGGCTCCAAGCGAGTATACTATTAACGGGGACACCCTGAGATACAAGGTTATACATGATGCACCATATCAATTGCTGAATAATACGATCACCAGTGAGATCAGGGAGTTACTTAAAGCCGTTGAGAAACCCTATATATGCGCTGTACTCCTCCTCTACTCATTAATATTTGATTTAGGGCATGCTTCCCCCACCGCTAAGACTTAG